From a region of the Triticum aestivum cultivar Chinese Spring chromosome 7D, IWGSC CS RefSeq v2.1, whole genome shotgun sequence genome:
- the LOC123170843 gene encoding photosystem I P700 chlorophyll a apoprotein A2-like, with the protein FDGQDPTTRRIWFGIATAHDFESHDDITEERLYQNIFASHFGQLAIIFLWTSGNLFHVAWQGNFESWIQDPLHVRPIAHAIWDPHFGQSAVEAFTRGGATGPVNIAYSGVYQWWYTIGLRTNEDLYTGALFLLFLSTLSLIAGWLHLQPKWKPSLSWFKNAESRLNHHLSGLFGVSSLAWTGHLVHVAIPASRGEYVRWNNFLDVLPYPQGLGPLLTGQWNLYAQNPDSSNHLFGTAQGAGTAILTLLGGFHPQTQSLWLTDMAHHHLAIAFIFLIAGHMYRTNFGIGHSIKDLLEAHTPPGGRLGRGHKGLYDTINNSIHFQLGLALASLGVITSLVAQHMYSLPPYAFIAQDFTSQAALYTHHQYIAGFIMTGAFAHGAIFFIRDYNPEQNEDNVLARMLDHKEAIISHLSWASLFLGFHTLGLYVHNDVMLAFGTPEKQILIEPIFAQWIQSAHGKTTYGFDILLSSMNGPAFNAGRSLWLPGWLNAVNENSNSLFLTIGPGDFLVHHAIALGLHTTTLILVKGALDARGSKLMPDKKDFGYSFPCDGPGRGGTCDISAWDAFYLAVFWMLNTIGWVTFYWHWKHISQMYKKKPS; encoded by the exons TTTGATGGTCAGGACCCCACTACTCGTCGTATTTGGTTTGGTATTGCTACCGCACATGATTTCGAAAGTCATGATGATATTACTGAAGAACGTCTTTATCAGAACATTTTTGCTTCTCACTTTGGGCAATTAGCAATAATCTTTCTATGGACGTCCGGAAATCTGTTTCATGTAGCTTGGCAAGGAAATTTTGAATCATGGATACAGGATCCTTTACACGTAAGACCTATTGCTCATGCGATTTGGGATCCTCATTTTGGTCAATCCGCTGTGGAAGCCTTTACTCGAGGAGGTGCTACTGGTCCAGTGAATATTGCTTATTCTGGAGTTTATCAGTGGTGGTATACAATAGGATTACGCACCAATGAGGATCTTTATACTGGAGCTCTTTTTCTATTATTTCTTTCTACGCTGTCCTTAATAGCGGGTTGGTTACATCTACAACCCAAATGGAAACCAAGCCTTTCGTGGTTCAAAAACGCGGAATCTCGTCTCAATCATCATTTGTCAGGACTTTTCGGGGTAAGTTCTTTGGCTTGGACAGGACATTTAGTTCATGTTGCTATTCCCGCATCCAGGGGGGAGTACGTTCGATGGAATAATTTCTTAGATGTATTACCCTATCCCCAGGGGTTGGGACCCCTTTTGACGGGTCAATGGAATCTTTATGCCCAAAACCCTGATTCGAGTAATCATTTATTTGGTACCGCTCAAGGAGCGGGAACTGCCATTCTAACTCTTCTTGGGGGATTCCATCCACAAACGCAAAGTTTGTGGCTGACCGATATGGCTCACCATCATTTAGCTATTGCATTTATTTTTCTCATTGCCGGTCACATGTATCGAACTAACTTCGGAATTGGGCACAGTATTAAAGATCTTTTAGAAGCGCATACTCCTCCGGGGGGTCGATTAGGGCGTGGGCATAAGGGCCTTTATGACACAATCAACAATTCGATTCATTTTCAGTTAGGTCTTGCTCTAGCTTCTTTAGGGGTTATTACTTCCTTAGTAGCTCAACATATGTACTCTTTACCTCCTTATGCATTCATAGCACAAGACTTTACTAGTCAAGCTGCTTTATATACTCATCACCAATATATTGCAGGGTTCATCATGACAGGGGCTTTTGCTCATGGAGCTATTTTTTTCATTAGGGATTACAATCCGGAACAGAATGAGGATAATGTATTGGCAAGAATGTTAGACCATAAAGAAGCTATCATATCTCATTTAAGTTGGGCTAGCCTCTTTCTAGGATTCCATACCTTGGGCCTTTATGTTCATAACGACGTCATGCTTGCTTTTGGTACTCCAGAAAAGCAAATCTTGATCGAACCTATATTTGCCCAATGGATACAATCTGCTCATGGCAAGACGACATATGGGTTCGATATACTCTTATCTTCAATGAATGGCCCCGCTTTCAATGCGGGTCGAAGCCTATGGTTGCCCGGATGGTTGAATGCTGTTAATGAGAATAGTAATTCGCTTTTCTTAACAATAGGACCTGGGGATTTCTTGGTTCATCATGCTATTGCTCTAGGTTTGCATACAACTACATTGATTTTAGTAAAGGGCGCTTTAGATGCACGCGGTTCCAAATTAATGCCAGATAAAAAGGATTTTGGATATAGTTTTCCTTGTGACGGCCCAGGGCGCGGCGGTACTTGTGATATTTCTGCTTGGGACGCATTTTATTTGGCAGTTTTCTGGATGTTAAATACCATTGGGTGGGTTACTTTTTATTGGCATTGGAAACATATCAGTCAGAT GTATAAAAAAAAACCATCCTAG